From the Equus przewalskii isolate Varuska chromosome 19, EquPr2, whole genome shotgun sequence genome, one window contains:
- the GTF2H4 gene encoding general transcription factor IIH subunit 4, with the protein MESTPSRGGLNRVHLQCRNLQEFLGSLSPGVLDRLYGHPATCLAVFRELPSLAKNWVMRMLFLEQPLPQAAVALWVKKEFSKAQEESTGLLSGLRIWHTQLLPGGLQGLILNPVFRQNLRIALLGGGKAWSDDTSQLGPDKHARDVPSLDKYAEERWEVVLHFMVGSPSAAVSQDLAQLLSQAGLMKSTEPGEPPCITSAGFQFLLLDTPAQLWYFMLQYLQTAQSRGMDLVEILSFLFQLSFSTLGKDYSVEGMSDSLLNFLQHLREFGLVFQRKRKSRRYYPTRLAINLSSGVSGAGGTAHQPGFIVVETNYRLYAYTESELQIALIALFSEMLYRFPNMVVAQVTRESVQQAIASGITAQQIIHFLRTRAHPVMLKQTPVLPPTITDQIRLWELERDRLRFTEGVLYNQFLSQVDFELLLAHARELGVLVFENSAKRLMVVTPAGHSDVKRFWKRQKHSS; encoded by the exons ATGGAGAGCACCCCCTCAAGGGGTGGACTGAACCGAGTACACCTACAATGCAGGAATCTGCAGGAATTCCTAGGGAGCCTGAGCCCTGGGGTTTTGGACCGATTATATGGGCACCCTGCCACCTGTCTGGCTGTCTTCAG GGAGCTCCCATCTTTGGCTAAGAACTGGGTGATGCGGATGCTCTTTCTGGAGCAGCCTTTGCCACAAGCTGCTGTAGCTCTGTGGGTGAAGAAGGAATTCAGCAA AGCTCAGGAGGAAAGTACAGGGCTTTTGAGCGGGCTCCGTATCTGGCACACCCAGCTGCTCCCTGGTGGTCTCCAGGGCCTCATCCTCAACCCCGTCTTCCGCCAGAACCTCCGCATTGCCCTTCTGGGTGG GGGCAAGGCCTGGTCTGATGACACGAGTCAGCTGGGACCAGACAAGCATGCCCGGGATGTTCCCTCACTTGACAAGTATGCCGAGGAGCGATGGGAG GTGGTCCTGCATTTCATGGTGGGCTCCCCTAGTGCAGCCGTCAGCCAGGATCTGGCTCAGCTCCTCAGCCAGGCTGGGCTCATGAAGAG TACTGAACCTGGAGAGCCACCCTGCATTACTTCTGCCGGCTTCCAGTTCCTGTTGCTGGACACCCCTGCCCAGCTCTGGTACTTTATGTTGCAGTATCTGCAGACAGCCCAG AGTCGGGGCATGGACCTAGTGGagattctctccttcctcttccagctCAGCTTCTCTACTCTGGGCAAG GATTACTCTGTAGAAGGTATGAGTGATTCTCTGTTGAACTTCCTGCAACATCTACGTGAGTTTGGGCTTGTTTTCCAGAGGAAG AGGAAATCTCGGCGTTACTACCCCACGCGCCTGGCCATCAATCTCTCATCAGGTGtttctggggctgggggcactgCACATCAGCCTGGCTTCATTGTCGTGGAAACCAATTACCGACTGTATGCCTACACGG AGTCGGAGCTGCAGATCGCCCTCATTGCCCTCTTCTCCGAGATGCTCTATCGCTTTCCCAACATGGTGGTGGCACAGGTGACCAGAGAGAGCGTGCAGCAGGCCATCGCCAGTGGCATCACAGCCCAGCAG ATCATCCATTTCCTAAGGACAAGGGCCCACCCAGTGATGCTTAAACAG ACACCTGTGTTGCCCCCCACCATCACTGACCAGATCCGGCTGTGGGAGCTGGAAAGGGACAGACTCCGGTTCACTGAGG GCGTCTTGTATAACCAGTTCCTGTCGCAAGTGGACTTTGAGCTGCTGCTGGCGCACGCGCGGGAGCTGGGCGTGCTGGTGTTCGAGAATTCGGCCAAGCGGCTCATGGTGGTGACCCCGGCCGGGCACAGCGACGTCAAGCGCTTCTGGAAGCGGCAGAAGCACAGCTCCTGA